Genomic window (Oryza sativa Japonica Group chromosome 3, ASM3414082v1):
tggtcagagatagcaattaagttcgaccgctcggatcatcccgaccgagtggtccacccgggccggtaccccctggtactagacccagtggctTGCAACGTCAAGCTCCGAAGAaccctcatcgatggtggcagtgcgctcaacatccttttcgccaagaccctggacgatatgcagatccctcgtacggaattaaagccgagtaatgcacccttTCACGGTGTCATCCCAGGATTATCtgctacaccactcggccagatcactcttccggttACTTTCAGTACTCGGGAGAATTTTCGCACAGAAAACGTTTgtttcgaagttgctgatttcgagacagcgtaaCATGCTATACTCGAACGACCAGCCCTAGCCAAATTCATACCTgtcccacactacacctacatgatgatgaagatgcctggtccttgaggagtcatatccctacggagcgacatcaagcaagccgtcacatgtgataaagaaagttgcgagatggcccagacCCGCGAGATCACACTCGCCCAAGAagagatccgactggctgcaaccatggcaagcgaaggagaagtgcccgcaACCAAGATGCCCAAAAGCGGAGAAAGCGATGCCAAGACCAAAAAGATTCCtttagatccctctgatcctaaTAAGattgctgtaataggcgctgagttagattgtaaataggaaagcgcgctcatcacctttcttcaaaataataaagatatctttgcatggaaaccatccgatatgcctggtattcctagagaggtgattgagcactctttacatgttaaggaagacgccaaactcatcaagcaacgactctgccgttttgcacaggacaggaaggatgcgatcatggaggaattaaccaagctgttagcagcgggCTTCATTAAAGAAGTCCTTTATCctgactggctggctaacccagtcctggttcggaaaaagacggggcaatgacgcatgtgtgtcgattataccgacctcaacaagtcttgtcccaaagatccttttgggttacctcgcattgaccaggtagttgactcaacggccggctgcgagctactcagttttttggattgctactcgggatatcatcagatccgactaaaagaatccgactgcttgaagacctcaTTTATTACGCCTttcggggcctactgctacatcaccatgccctttggattgaagaacgcaggagcaacctaccaacgcatgattcagaggtgtttttcaactcagatcggccgcaatgttgaagcttatgttgatgatgtagtcgtcaagaccaggcagaaggatgatttgattacGGATCTCGAAGAAACTTTCacgagcatccgcgctttcaggatgaaactaaaccctgacAAATGcgtcttcggagtaccgtcagggaagctgcttggatttatggtgtctcacagaggcatacaagccaacccggagaaagttaatgccatcctcaacatgaaactgCCGAGCTCTCAGAAAGATGtccagaagctgactggatgcatggcggcgctcagccggtttgtctcacgactcggtgagcgggggatgcctttctttaaactgttaaagaaaacagacaatttccagtggggacccgaagcacagaaagcctttgaagatttcaagaaacttctcactactccaccagttttggcctcgccacaCCCACAGGAGCCGTTGTTACTATATGTCTCGGCCACCCCTCAGGTCGTGAGTGcggtcctggttgtcgagcgagaagaagaaggccatgttcagaaagtccagcgaccgatcTACTTCGTTAGTGAAGTTTTGgctgactccaagacaagatatcctcaaGTTCAGAAGCTGTTGTACGGTGTCTTGAtcaccgtcaggaaattatcccactacttccaaggtcactcggtcacggtggttacatcgtttccactcggggatatacttcataaccgCGAGGCAAATGGACGAATcgcaaagtgggccttagaaCTGATGTCCTTTGATATATCCttcaagccacgaacttcgatcaagtcccaagctttagcCGACTTTGTCGCCGAGTagaccgagtgccaagaggaCACGCCCGAGGAAaagatggagtattggactatgcacTTTGACGGGTCGAAGAGACTTTCAGGCACTGGAGCCGGAGTTGTTttaatttccccaactggagaaagactgAGTTATGTgctgtggatacatttttccgCATCACACAATGTggcggaatacgaggcgctCCTTCACGGACTACGAATCGCAATCTCTTTGGGCATCTGGCGACTGATCGTTCGTGGAGATTCCCAGTTGGTTGTTAaccaagtcatgaaagagtggtcctgccttgacgatAACATGACTGCTTATCGACAGGAagtacgcaagttggaagacagattcgatggactcgaactcacccacgttcttcgacacaacaacGAGGCAGCCGACAGATTGGATAATTTCGGTTCAAAGCGAGAAGCAGCTCCTTCTGACGTATTCGTCGAACATGTTTATGAGCCGACTGTACCAAGTAAAGAAATAATCAAGGCTACGGACACCCAAGATGTAagcatgattgaagccgactggagagagcccctcataagatttttaaccaaacaagaactccctccagataaagatgaagctgagcggatttccaggcgcagcagactttacattattcatgagactgagctgtacaagaaaagtccaacaggaatactgcagcgctgtgtgtctttggaggaagggagacaattgttgaaggatatacactctggtatttgtggtaatcatgctgccgcacggaccattgtcggcaaagcttaccggcaaggttttttttggcctacagctgtgtctgatgctgacaagattgtgcggacatgcgaaggttgtcaattttttgccagacaaattcatctgccagcccaagagttgcaaaccatcccgttgtcctaGCCGTTTGCGGTCtaggggcttgacatggtcggcccgtttaaaagggcagtcggcggttacacgcatctctttgtggctatcgacaaattctccaagtggattgaagctaaaccggtcatcacgatcacagcagataaagctagagattttttcatcaacattgtgcatcggtttggggtacctaatcggattatcactgataatggcactcaattcactggaGGAGTGTTTAAAGATTTTTGTGAAGATTTTGGCATCAAAATTTGCTATGCCTCCGTAGCGCACCCTATGAGTAATAGACAGGTTGAACGAGCCAACGGCATGCTACTCCAAGGAATAAAGGCATGAGTTTTTGATCGATTGAATCCCTATGCCAGCAAATGGGTGGAACAGCTGCCATCCATACTCTGGTCCTTACGCACCACTCCCAGTCGGGCTACAGGCCAGTCGCCGTTCTTCCTGGTTTATGGAGCAGAGGCAATGTTGCCTAGCAAGGTAGAATTTGAATCTTTGCGTTTCCGCAACTTTCGTGAGGAGCGCTATGGAGAAGACCGAGTAGATGATCTACACCGACTGGAAGAGGCCCGTGAAGCAGCCCTAATTCAGTCGGCCcgatatttgcaagggttgcgTCGTTATCATAACCGTAACGTCTTATTACGAGCTTTCTTAGTCGgagacctggttttgaggaaaattcaaactacacagGATCgacacaagttatctcctttatGGGAAGGGTCGTGTATAATCTCTGAAGTAacccggccaggttcttatcgactaAAGCGTGAAGACGGTACACCTGTCGACAATTCTTGGAATAtagaacatcttcgtcgtttttatgcCTAAGTTCATTTCTCTATTTCCCTGTTTTGACCGACAACATCAAGCTTTCCCTTGAAGTTATCTGTCGGGGGCTATTatgataataatggagtgtgatttttatcaattcaatttgcttacttgatttatcattgccctgCTTGGTCTTTCAacttagtcaatgaggactgaaggtttttaatagcttttgcgggttttaggttcaataaggcttgacaaaggcttttaagaaatcagaagcTAAGTATGGAATACCAAGCgtagcataaattcatcagtattgtacaaattgtgcctccatcatcattaatcatcaaaatcattgttATATCAACCAGTAtcagtcttttcatcatcagaattaCCAGGACCAGTCGGTCGGAGATCGATGTCCTGAAATCTTTCAACTACATCGATTGCTATCTTATCGGCAGATTTTTGCGCACCActgatgaggtcaagagcagcttcttcgctcgtcccgtctgcaaagccatcaatggcatcaatGTCAACTCTTGGATAaagggatttggtcatcgccaacgccagacttgctcccatacttccagcttctttgatgttcttgaaatatgtatccggagcaactctcagcttgtcgaagatttcagAAGCATTAAGTGTACTCGAGCcattgttattgaagaacatcgCTTGAACAAGTGGGGTAGCAGCGTTAGCGACTTCATCCCGAGCTCCTTCAAGTTTTTTGATCTTGCCAACCAGGACGTCGAATTGAGCCCGCgacttgatcttgcggtctgcatCAACAGATTCACATTAATAAGTCAGCATATGGAAGATAATGGCTTTTGAGGTATTGATTAttggtaccttcaacctcctttaaAGCCAAGTCCCTCTGTCTTGCCAGTTCTGCCTTGTCATTTTCTAGAGTTTGAATCTACTTCTCCAgttgagatatcttggcagcttgcactacatTAACTCTGGTTAATCAAGATTACAAAGATAACAACACAAGTTAGTTGGGCAGAGCTTGTGCGTACCTTTTGATGAGCCGCTCAGTTCAAAATTGGATTCCTGGAGCTCAGCAATCCGATCCCTCAGATCATGTTCATTCTTCCTGGCAAGTTCTTTTGTTTCGTGCAGTTGATTCCTGGTGGCTTCGAGGGTTCTGAGATGAGGGACTAACCTCTCTAAGGCTGTCGTTTTAGCTTTGTTCCTAAGATGAATCCTCTACAAGACAGTTTAATTAGCGCTTGAACTAAACAACAGACGAAATGGTTGAGATCAGGCGCCAAAGagcttacatttacaatgcAGGTTGCCTGACCAAGTGCCTTTTTCAGTAGGCATAActcttcgtcctctttttgCTTGTTTATTACGATTCCTTGAGGCTGCATGTTGTCATCCTACCACTTGACTAGAATGGGAGGGCGCGAATCCTCAGCTGCTCGTATCCGGAGGAtttcttcttcctcaccaaTTATTGGCCCTAGTGTATCCATGAATAAAGATGAAGCAATCAAATAAAGTCTGTTGGATCGTAATGATTTCAGATAGCGTGTTTACCTGTGATGATTCCCGGTCGGGGACGAGTAGACTCTTGTGTCTTCGCAGGAGATCTGATTTCTGAGTCATTGCCAGCACCCTTCCCGGGAGGACTGTTTGTTTGAGCTTCAACCTCGGGAATCTTTTGGCTTGGCCCTGTATCCGattggtttccagtcgggggctcctggttaACTCCGACTccagcttcggccgactggcTTGCAGTCGTGGGTTCGTCGCTGGGTTCTACATTGTCGCTGGCTTGCGGATTATCACTCGGGTGATCTTTTGCAGACGGCCCGGTTTCTTTTGAGGAATCTGCTTCCAAGTTAGTTGGGTCAGAGTCTTTCTCAGAAGGATCTATGTCAGATGGTTTCCTACAAGTTTTGCCATCAGTGTTATTTTCATGATGGGAGAATATTGATACAAGGAAGATTGTTATATGATTTGTACCTGGAAGACTTTCTGATTTTTGGGAAAGGACGACTGGAGGTTTTCTTCTTCGGATTAGTTGGCTTCGGAGGTTTTCCGGTCGTTCCTTTATCTTTGAGCTTTCCGGTATCATCGCCTTCATCGTCACTTGGAACCAGCTTCCTCTTGCGAGAATCTGACTGGCCGACTGGATCAGAAGCACTTGGTTGGGTTTCAGACCGAATTCTTGGTCCCCCGCTTCCCTGACCAGTTTGGCGGTGAGGTGATTGGTGCTGGGCGATTGGAGGATTTGACTTCATCAATGCGAACTCCTGAGCATAAATGTCGAGCAATTCAACAAGAGACGAAATCATGTTTTTGAGGAAGGTTGGAACGTTAGaatacataccggtggaggaggattgaatGCATTGAACGGTACGACTGGCAGCAAGTGTGAATAGCTGACAACgatagcatttgagaagatcttatacatcctttccttcatgaccttgaagtcaagagaatctggatcttcacggtttgggtcatgcttgccgtcaaattcGAAGGCTGTGCGAgatctctctttgattggagctaaccgacacttgataaagtgctgggtgatctgttctccttgaAGGCCTTGTTCTTTTAGCTTTATCATCCTCTCCATCAGTTCCACTGCTTgcgcagcttcatctcccattgccagtgagttccaagtatcccgataaactggaggaagacaggagtactcgggaagagcaggctcagggTTTTGAACATAAAACCAATTTGCGTGCtagcctttgtttgaggttttgaagggcatagagaagtatttttggcttaaggttcccctgagttggaaaccagcccccccccccaacaacacatggtttgctcttgtttGGCTGAGGCTTAAGGAAAAAGATGCGGTGGAACAAGGCGAAATGTGGCCTAATACCTAAAAAGGCTTCACAGGCATGAATAAAATTGGCGATGTGAACTATGGAGTTTGGGTTCAGATGATGCAGGCTAattccatagaaattcagaattcccCGAaaaaatcttgaggttggaagggagaaaccgccatagaagaaatgagcaaataccacgacttcatgcgtatcgggggtcgggaatgctTCACCGAATGCCGGTCACCACTCGATGATCTCCTTCATCGGAAGAACGCcatgcgccaccatctccttcagattatcttccgtcacatcggagggcgcccactgactctcgaagctttctctttcttccgccatgaatgtgaaCTGGATGGTTTAATTTGGTCCGAGATATGGCTGGAAAGAGATGGAGAATCGGAGCAGTGGACGTGGGGGGAAATTTCGTGAAGTTTTTAAGGATGGATTGGAGtggattgatgaaccctagtttTGCCGGCACAGTTTTGTACTGTAGCAGgaaatggggaaaatggcgagagtctcggcggggaagacgaagagacGTTTCATTTTACTTCGGTGTTATTAGGGTATCAGGAGTACTAATGGGCTTGGGCCTAAACACAGTATTTCGGCCCAATTTTATTTTCAGCATGACCcgttgtgatccctagggatttaggcgctttttgctttggcaatttgtgctcacaatgatgtggcccaatgctgttaaaatccttttaatGCGGTttgataattctttggaattaacacgatgcaaacaaaaggtgcccgacaggaAGGTGTTATACTATTTTTGTAAGCCTTATGAGGttgcaaaagctgtttgggttgattCGAGATGACTAATTTATTAAGGGTCATTCtcttagcatgttatatgcttaattTGGTTATGGTGAGAGTCATAGCTTAGGCTATTAGACTCGTTGATTACCATGATTTTTATCATGTTTGATGgatcattttaagagtttcttaCTCGGATTCATAtcaaatatgtctatttttggaCCTTTTAAGTGTTTATTACTCGGCCCTTTTCCTATTTTTTATCCTTGATATGTTCAAGTTGAGAAGAAGTCGGCTGAGTATTTTATTGAGTACCATGCATGCTTCGttataaaaccactcggttcttgactacatgtttagtttttcaactaatcacatagtcaggggctacacctaagtaggtgcatctactcgatgcaccatgttttatttttgcccttcacagtcttttaGCACTCGGCAAGCTAGAGCAAGTtaaattgaagcactcggattactGTTTTTTGTTTCGAGAAGGCTATTTTgtcaactgcgaaggtctcgggggctactgtggagattatggataccccatatcaacatgacagttataatttagtcggatatacggtaccaaatatagatagaatatctttatgaggactcgggttagtttctaacttatatgtcaaggaaatacccgagatcttagtcggttacgattgtattttatctgtaatcgcatattccgttagggatatggactgtattttgtaatacggatcccttcccctatataaggaggggtccgggttccTCTCGGGATGATTCTCTTTTTCCCaaatcatacgatcaataacatactcggcggaatcatccccggacaggagtagggtattacttcttgaataagaaggcctggacctgtataaaattccttgtctccaaacccatccacttttctagcttgatagccaccccttttagtattgccgaaatcttgtttcgacactaCTTCTCGGAGCGCCAAAAATATATTTGGAAATTGGTTTATGGGAGTGCCCAGCTTAAACAAAATGGTTTTATTTGGGGGCCAGTAGTCTATGATCAATTTGGTATTACTGAaatgataatattttttataataaaggATTGGCTAATCTATACATATTATCTTCACATCTACCAGCTAGCTCCACATTTGATCTTTGACGCTATCATAGGAGAAGCAGAATATTATGCGCACTAGTGCTACTCTTATATATAATTGATaactagagtttttttttcatttttgatgGCATAGCCCCTATAAAATTACTTGCAAGAATATATACTGGAAAACACATTTTCACATACAACAAAAATGCCTTTTCTCATGCGGGTTCAGTATGCTCCTTGACCTGAGATATGGGCGCGTGCACAACGACTGCCCTCTCTGCTGCTTGTCGCCACCTTCGATCGGTGGCCATCGCCAGCAGATCTGCTGCTACCGACAGAGACGTAGCCAGGAAATTTTCCTTAGTAGTCCTAGTTCGCACGGTATGTCACGTGgtaaaattttcttttgcaCCATAAAACTGATATACAAATACAAATTTAGTGAAAATGTGATAGAAATAATATCTTCCAACATCCATAAGCAGCTTACTTAACAAGCAAGTTCAAAATGTGCAAATATTCACGTACTCACTAATCTCTAGTCACAATTCACAACTCGATTTAACCATTTAGGCAGCTATTCGTTACCTTCACAACTCGATTTATCCATTTAGGCAGCTATTCGTTACCTGGGCTGAGCCACGGAGgggaggggacggcggcgcggtgcggcgtcAGCGTGGACGGCGGGGAGGCCGGAGAGAAGGGGACTgtgcggacggcggcggtggcgccggcacGGAGACGCGGAGTGGCGGCCtcgcggggaggggaggggacggcAGTGGCAGCGCTGGCGTGGAGTCGCAGAAGGAGGGGAAGGGATGGCGCAACGCCGGCGCGGACAGCGGGGGAGCCGGCCAGCCgagacggcgccggcgcggagTCGCGGAGGCTAGCAGCTGGCGGCATCGGGCTCGGGCGAAGTGGCGCTGGTGGCTGAGACGCTGACTCGCTGAGTGGCTGGAAGTCCCTCAACCCTAATGTTTCTGGGCTATTTGGGCCAAGCAACCTATTTGggcctaatttttttttggggtctgTGGGCCAAATTTGGGGTTAGTCCCGAACCCACCGGGACTACCCCTAGCTACGCCCCTGGCTACCGAGATCATGTTTATCATTATTTGAATAACATGCATGCAAAAAATGAAGGATATCTATTTTTTTGAACGCGTAAAAGAATTAtgcgtcaatatattagaagataaGAGTTTTTGTTATACAATACAGTCCGCCAAATCGACTATGTCagggaaagagagaaaaggcAGAACAAAAGCTGTAGAAATGAAGGATATCCATACAAGGGACAATGATGCATCCATACGATGAGAAGCTAGCACAACTGTATGAATGCATCCATTACCTGGACAATTTGTACGTATCGGCATATTTCGCATCCACAGGATCGCTATCTCTCCACGTACAATAATTCCGTTTGCATGCATCCATAGTAGTATTTGTTTGGAGCACACTAGTGTACCATCATTCACACACCTCCCCCACGTACGCTGCAACTGCCAACTACGAACAGATAATATGTTTCTTGCTCTCGTGATACTCCTCGCCGTGGCGGCCGGCTCGTGGCAACCTGCGGCGACCTCCACGCCGGCGACGGTGAGTCCTGCTCCTGCCGTATcaccggtggcggcgccggcgggagaactcggcggcggcggcgctggcgcgcGGCGAGATCAGGACAGGGAGTTCGTCCGCGGCTGCTGCGCTCGCACGCTCTACCCGCGCCTCTGCACCGCGGCGCTCTcgccgtacgccgccgccgtcggctccAGCCACGCCCGCCTCGCCGTCCCCTCCGCCAACCTAACCGCCGGCACCATCAACAGCCTCGGCGGGCGGATCCCGTCACCGTCGACCACCGGCACCACCGAGTCCCCCGCCGGCGCGCTCGGCGACTGCGCCGAGGccgtggcgtcggcggccgacctggcggcgcgcgcggcggggcggctggACGGCGTCGAGCGGGCCGTGGCCGGGCCCGAGGTGCTGTGGCGCGTCCGCGACGCGCAGACGTGACTGAGCGCCGCGATGACGTACGAGGGCACGTGCGCCGACGCTCTCCGGCCAGCCGCGTCCGCCCCGACGCCGGTGAGGGCCGAGCTGCGCCCCGGGGTGCGCCGCGCCATGCAGCACACCAGCATCGCGCTCGCGCTCGTCCACATGCTTATCCGTACTAGCGCCTGAAAATGAAGCCCAGCTGTTTGTTCAGCTACGGGTTCCGTTTCTTCATTGCTTTTGCTTGGGCAGTTTGAGGACAACACCCACCTGTGTACGTATGATCTGAAGCACTGTCAAATTTCGTAAAACAGAAATTTTACTTCTCAGACCCACAGAAACGCGTGGATGGTACTTCTAGCGTGTGTTTGGTTCTGGGACTaggtgggatgggatgaaaCCATCCCTGATTTTAGGATTGGGATGATTCCATTCGGGTGTTTGGTTTGTAAAATAGGACGAtcccagttttttgtttggttgaaggaACAAGGGAGGGATGGGATGAGCGCCGTTTGCAACCACCGACAACGCCGTTTGCAACAACGATGGCTGACGCCGCACCTGCCCTCACCTCCGgacgtggtcgccgccggcctccttgaTGGCATCGATGAGCTTGGTCTGGTCGGGGACCTGGGTCGCGAGCACCGCGGAGATGACGGCG
Coding sequences:
- the LOC107280248 gene encoding uncharacterized protein, translated to MGDEAAQAVELMERMIKLKEQGLQGEQITQHFIKCRLAPIKERSRTAFEFDGKHDPNREDPDSLDFKVMKERMYKIFSNAIVVSYSHLLPVVPFNAFNPPPPEFALMKSNPPIAQHQSPHRQTGQGSGGPRIRSETQPSASDPVGQSDSRKRKLVPSDDEGDDTGKLKDKGTTGKPPKPTNPKKKTSSRPFPKIRKSSRKPSDIDPSEKDSDPTNLEADSSKETGPSAKDHPSDNPQASDNVEPSDEPTTASQSAEAGVGVNQEPPTGNQSDTGPSQKIPEVEAQTNSPPGKGAGNDSEIRSPAKTQESTRPRPGIITGPIIGEEEEILRIRAAEDSRPPILVKW
- the LOC112938365 gene encoding pectinesterase inhibitor 10-like, encoding MFLALVILLAVAAGSWQPAATSTPATVSPAPAVSPVAAPAGELGGGGAGARRDQDREFVRGCCARTLYPRLCTAALSPYAAAVGSSHARLAVPSANLTAGTINSLGGRIPSPSTTGTTESPAGALGDCAEAVASAADLAARAAGRLDGVERAVAGPEVLWRVRDAQT